GAGAACGGGGTTCTCGACCATCTCGGCGTTGATCATGTCTTTGAGCTCAAGCTTGTTGAGCGCAAGGACAGAAACCATCTGCACCAGCCCCGGAGTGAGGATCTGGCGCTGCGAGAGCTTTACGTTGAGCCTGTGTTGAAGAAGAACCATGTCGTCGGCTTTGGTCGTCGGTCGTTAGTCGTTGGTCGTTAGTCGTTACTCGCCGGTCATTCGCCACTGGCCTCTGTTCGTTTGGATTTTGCCAACGACCGACGACTGGCGACCAACGACGCTTTTCTCACACCAGCGAGAAACTCTCTCCCAAATACACCCTTCGCACTTCCGGATCGCCGGCCAACTGCTCTGGCTTTCCTTGCCGAAAAATTCTGCCACCATCGATGATGTACGCCCGATCGGTGACTGAAAGAGTTTCGCGTACGTTGTGATCCGTGATCAAGACACCGATGCCGCTGGCCCTCAGACTGCTGATAATCTTCTGCAAGTCAAGCACGGCAATGGGATCGATTCCCGAAAACGGTTCGTCCAGCAAAATAAACGTGGGATTGATGCACAGGCAGCGCGCAATTTCCACGCGCCGGCGCTCTCCCCCGGAAAGCGCATATCCGCGATTCTGCCGGATGTGCTCCAGTCCCAGTTCGTCGATGAATTTTTCCATCTTCTCGCGGCGCTCGTGCCAGGACATCGGCTGCGCTTCCAGCACCGCGAGGATGTTCTCTTCTACCGTTAGTTTGCGAAAAACCGATGCTTCTTGTGGGAGATAGCTGATGCCATACTGACGAGCCCGCAAATACATGGGGACGTCGGTAATGTCCTGACCGTCATACACCACGCGGCCAGTGTCGGGAGGGATCAGGCCCACGATGGCGTAAAACGTGGTGGTCTTACCTGCGCCGTTCGGGCCTAATAATCCAACAACTTCGCCCTGCCCGACTACCAGGCTGACCCCATTTACAACGCGCCGGCCACGATACGATTTGCCAATTTCTTCCGTGGCCAAGGTACGCATCATCGTCCACGCATTTAGCTTGCCATTTACCGGGCCACTCGTGTTTGAGTTACCACAGGAGTACTTGCTTCGCCTTCTACGAGCACCCTATCATCGCGTCTGAAGAAAGTCAACGAAACCCCGGTAATCTTGCCCTGTTCGGCATCAAAAATGCTGGGCGGTCCGCCAGTCAGGACAAACTTGTCGTCGGCCGCCGTATAAACCAGCCGCTGGCCGTTGGCGTGGCGCGTCGGCTGCTGAATCACGACATCGCCTTCAGCCACCATACGGTCGAGTTGACCGGGGTGGCTAAATGATTGAGGGCTCGAGGTTTGATTGCGAGGCAGGAGGTAGGCATCGGCGCTTTTCGCGGAAGCTGTGAAGTCTGCGCCTTTGGCCGCGACTCCGCCTTCATAGTGAATCTTGCGCTCGGAGTCGGCATAAGTCAGCTCGGCCGCAGTGATGGAAATCGGGCTCGATTTTGGAATCGGAGTTGTTTTGTCAGGTTTTTTTCCGAATATCTTTCCAGTAGCAGGGCTGCTTTCCAGCTTAGCCGCTTCCGTCGGAGGCTGATCGCTCTGAACCTTCTCCATTGGAGCCTTCTTCACTACTTCTGCTTCGGTCTGCGCCTTCTCGGTCTGCGCTTTCTCGGTCTGCGCTTTCTCGGTCTGCACCAGAATCGTCTGCACCGGATGGGTCGCCGTCCCTTGGGCGTCGACGAATCGGCGATCGCGGTCGAACTCGATGGTGGGTGCTTCAATAATGTTGGCATCTTGCCAGAGGCGTGCGTTTCCTGAGTAAACGGCCGTTCCTGCGGTATTGCGAGCAGTCATGCTCTGCGCCGTCACGTGAATCGGCGAGGAAGATGCCAGGAGAGCCCCGTCGGGTTGTTCCTTCAGTTCGCTGTAAGTGGTCTTGACGTCGCCCTCGGCCAGAGCGTCGCCCGTGGCGCGATTCATGCGGACGACCTTCGCCGTGATCGCCATCCCTCCGGTCGACACGCGCGGGCTGCCCGCAAGGGTAAGAATCTGATCCCCCGGCGTATAGAGCGCCGAATTGGCCCAGGCTTGCGTCCGCTTGTCGGCCGGCTGCCCATCGGAATAGACGACGTTGCCCGTCTGGATCACGGATTCAATACCGCCTTGCGCAAGAAAAGTAGCATCGATCGCCTGACTGGTACTGACGCGATCGGGCTGATTGGGGGAGGAGCTGACGATGCGTGCATTGGGCGCCCCATGGATGTGATCAATGTGGTTTGCACCGTCAGATGTGGCGAATTGCGCGCGAAATTTGCCTGCGGTCACAACCGTGCGCGGCACTGAAGCCGGCAGCGTCCCCGGACCAAGCCCTGCGGGATTAAGCTTTGCCGAGGAAAAAGGCTCCACCTCGACAATCGTAATCTGCGCCGCGCCGGACGTTTCCGCCTGCTTCAGGATGTGTCCCTGGTCCACCATGAAGTCAATGACGGGCGCGGTTAGCTCAAAATCGCGCGGACCGGCGACCTTTGCTTCTGCTTTGTCACTTGTCTCACTGTCAGTCTTCTGGGTAAGCCGCACTCCGCCGAGAGCGTGGACCTTCTGGAGTTGGTTTTGACCGGCAAAGTCGAGGATCACACGGCCGGCATCGCCTTGCATCGGTTGCGGACCGTTCTGCTCGATGTGCACGCTGCCGGTTAGAGTCGCCGTCCGCAGCAAGTCTTGCTTTCCTTCCAGCAGAAATTCAGCCTGGTCGGCGCGGCTGCGCAGTTCCGAAGCCGGTGGCTGCGCTGCGAAATCTGGAATCGTCGAATTATTCTTGGAGTCATTGGCGGCCTTACCTTGCATGCGCGTGACCGTGGTGACATCCCCGGTGGCCAAAACTCGCCCCACCTGATTCTCCTGACCCAGATAAAATACTGCGCGGTCCGATCGCACGGTTCCGTCGGCGCGCTGAAGGCGCGGATGATCGAGGACGACCTCGCGGGGATCACTGGTGATGACGGCGTGGTCGGCCTCGATGACGGCGGCATTAATGACGCCCGCATTCGGACTGTTCAGCACCACGTGAATCTGCGACGACAACGTCAGCGTGTTGGCCTTGCCCGCGTACTGCACACCCACGGCCCAACCGCTAGCCTGCGGCGTTCGGAACTCGACACGCGCCGCAGTCACGGCATTCCCCGTATTTTTGTTAAACACGAGGTCGCGCGTCTTGAGGTGAATCGGATTCTTAATTTCTTTCGGCGTGGATTGATCTGGACTCACCAACCCGGCGGGATTTGCCACCAGGTCGATCTGCACGTCGCCCTTGGCGGTCACGTCGCCGGTTTTTTCGTTATAGGCAAAATCATCGCCGTAAATCTGGTCGAAGCGCGAGGAGTCGCGCCCGTAGAGCACGATGCTGACGTTGTGCAGTTCGGCGTTGCCGTTGAGCTTGAACTGCTTCACATCGCTGGCCTGCACCGTAAAAAGCGTGCGCTTGCCATCCGACTTCGAAAACTGGAATCCGTTGGCCGTCTGCTTGATGTCATACCCAATCTTTCCAGGAATTTGCTTCAGCACGCTGGTGGCCTTCGAACGCGCATAGAAATACATTCCCACCACCACCACCGAGAGCAGCACGGCGGTCGCAGCCAGCAATCGGCGCAGACGGTAGATCTTGAGCGGCATCTGGGTTAAGTGTAATGCAGGCTTCGGTCGTCAGTCGTCAGTCTTCAGTCTTCGGTCGGCGGTCATTCGTCGTTGGTCATTCGTCGTTAGTCGTTCGTCGTTAGCCGATGGTCGTTAGTTAAACCTTTCAGCCCGGATGTGTGTTGGCGGCGAGGGGCCAACGACCGACGACTAACGACCGCCCAGCGACCAACGCTCACTCAGCTAAACTGTCTGCGATGACGAATCGCGCCCCAAAGCCGCCGCTCCTGGACTTCCACAACCTGCGCGTAATGCGCGGCCAGAAGATTGCGCTCGATGACTTCAGCCTGCGCATCGCGGCCGACGAGCATGTGGCGATCCTCGGACCGAACGGCTGCGGCAAATCCACTTTGATCAAGACAATTACCCGTGAGGGCTATCCAGTTGCGCGGCCGGATTCTTTCATGTCAATTCTGGGAGAAGAAACGTGGAACGTCTTCGACCTGCGAGCCCGCCTCGGCATCGTGTCCAACGATCTGATGCTCACTTGTACCGGCGACGCGACGGGCCGAGAGGTCGTCCTTTCGGGCTTCTTCAGCAGCAACGCCATCTATTTCAATCACGTCGTCGATTCCAGGCAGAGGGCATCAGCCGACGCCGCGCTCGCTGCCCTGAAGATATCGCATCTCGCAGACCGCCCCGTCTGCGAGATGTCGTCAGGCGAGGCTCGCCGCGTGTTGATCGCGCGGGCGCTCGTTCACCAACCCGGCGCGCTGCTATTCGACGAGCCCTGCAACTCGCTCGACCTTTCGGCGCAACAGAGCCTGCGCCAAACTATGCGCTCGCTGGCCAACTCCGGAACCGCAATAATCCTCGTGACCCACGAACTCGCCGACATCGTCCCCGAAATCGGCCGCGTAGTGTTAATGGATCGCGGACGCGTAGTCGCCGACGGCCCCAAAGAAGAAATCCTGCAAGTCGACCGCCTGGCGGCTTTGTTCGGAGTCGGCGTCGAAATGACCCGCCGCGACGGGCATTATCATCTGTGGTGAGAAGGAGTCAGGTCCGCTCTTTCATGATGCGCCTCAGATTTCTTCGGCCATGCAGAACAGCGACAACCTGAATCGGCGACATATCGGGTCGGTAAACGATCGAGTAGTTGGGATATCGCGTCAGAGTCCAGAATCGCAGCGAACGCTTTGTAAGGTCGGCGCGGGAATGGCCCCGCTCCGGCGCATCTGCAACGAATGCGCAAGCCTCAAAGATCGCTTGTTCCACCCGGTCGGCCGATTCCTTGCTGTCCTTGGCGATGTAGCTCCAGATGTCGAAAATGTCAGCTTTGGCGAGGCGAGTGAGGGTGAAGCCGCTCATCGTTTGGACGCGCGATTTTGACTCCAGTCGTCCTTCATCTCTTGAATCTCACGGCGCGCCTGAGCACCGTCAATCAAATCGCCACGCTCGGCCTGCAAAAATCCCTCCTCGATATGCGCGGTTAAGGCCCGCCGCTCCTCATCGGTCCAGCTCTCCTCAGCATCCTGGGCTTCCAGAGCGCGGCGGAAAACCTCTTCGACACTGGAATAAGCTCCGCTGGAGAGCCGCTTGTTGACCAATGTTTCCAGGTCCCGGGGCAGATTGACTTGCATGACCACTCCTCCTTCCCGATGGTATCAATTCCCTTCTTCTGAATCCACGGCTGGCATCGACCGCTTCACCGCCCCCCGGAAGTCACGCAGCGAAAGTTCCAGGCCACCGTAATCTGGATGATCGTTGTGGCCGATGGTGAAAGCAACATCGATCGCGTCTCCCGCCAGTAGCGGAGCCTGCGCCAGCCGCTCAGCCATGTGCCATCCGAGCGCGTCGTAAGTGATTCTTAATCCAGTTCTCAGTTCTCGGTTCTCAGTTCTCAGTTGCGTCGCGCTTGCTGCATAGCCTTCGGCAACCGCTGCTGTTTTTTCGCTGCGTCGAATTGCGGCGCCATCGGGATGACAGCGCGGCGTCGCCAGAATCGCGGCCACAGAAAGTTCAGACGGAGAAAATTCTGCCGGAATAAGTTCGGCCACAGGAATCTCTGATAATTCTGACGGTGCGGGCCTTCCCCATTCTCCCGCTCTCAGCTTCAGCTTTACGTGCTTGTCCTTGAGAACGCGCGGAGGCGCCGTCAACTGCGCGCCGCGCGCAGCAAATATCGGCTCAGGATTCCCCATGCCGTACGGTTCAAGCAGTTGGAGCGCCTGATACAGCTCCCGAGTGATTTCGCTTAGATCAAGTTCCGCATCGAGATCGAGAACCGGATCGAAATCCGCCGCAGTCAGCCGGCTTCGGGCAAAAGCATCCAACTGCGCCCTCAGATCGGCGATATTCGCCGAGGGCATGGCGAATCCGCAAGCGTGCGAATGCCCGCCATACCGCGAAAAAAGACCGCCGCAGGATTCGATTGCCTCCAGCAGATGGAACGCGCGAATCGAGCGGCCAGAGCCGAACGCCTCTGCGCCATCGCGCGAAATCACCAGCGCCGGCCGATTATATTTCTCTACCACTCGCGTCGCCGTAATGCCGATGACGCCGCGGTGCCAGCCTTCGCCATCGACGACAATGCAGTAGGCGTCCGGGAGCGCCGGATCAGCTATAAATCGCTCCTCGACCGCGCGCAGAATTCTGCGCTCTTCCTCCTGGCGGTCGGAATTGAGACGATCGAGTTTCGCAGCCAGTTCGCGCGCTCGCACTGCATCTTTCACGCTGAACAGTTCAATCACATCGCGAGCCACATCCATGCGCCCGGCGGCATTGATGCGGGGTGCGATGCGGAAGCCAACTTCCGCCGACGTCGGCGCACGCTTGGTAGAAATCTGCGCAACTTCGAGCAACGCTTTCAGCCCAGGATTCACCGCCTTGCACAGCGCATGGAGCCCGAGCGAGGCGAAAACACGATTCTCGCCCGTCAACGGCACGGCATCGGCGATGGTCGCAATCGCCACGATCTTCATAAATGACATCAGCAATTTATTCTGAACGCCGGCATCGAGCCGCCGCTGCATCAGTCCCTGCGCCAGCTTGAAAGCCACGCCTGCGCCGCATAGTTGCTTATACGGGTATTCGCATCCCTTCTGATTGGGATTCACGACAGCCAGCGCATTCGGCACACCATCAAGGCCGGGGAGATGATGGTCAGTAACGATCAGGTCGACGCCGAGGCGCTGCGCCGTTTCCGCGGGAGCAAAGGCGCGAATGCCCATATCCACGCTGACGATCAGCCGAATGCCCGCCGCCGCGGCGCGCTCGATCACATCGTCGCGCATGTCGTAGCCTTCGCGAATGCGGTGCGGAACATGAAAGTCGGCTGCGCCTCCACAAAGTTCGATCGCTGTCTTCAGAATGATGACTGCCATCGTACCGTCGACGTCATAGTCGCCGTAAATCAGGATCGTCTCTTTGCGCTCGATGGCGGCGTCGATGCGATTCACCGCCGCCGGCAGGCCCGTCATAAGCTCGGGGGCGTGGAGATGCGAAAGTCGAGGCCAGAGATAACGTCGCGCGGAATCCAGATCGGCGATGCCACGACGCGCCAGCAGCGGCGCGAGAATGTGCGCTGCGTTGGGAACGCCGCCCAGCGTCGAGTCTGAACGCAACTCGGCGGCCAGAGAAGCGACTATCGTTGCATCTGTCGGCTTTTGAATCCACTGCATGAATGTAGCGCCGGCATCCCTTCGACTCCGCTCAGGGCAGGCCCTGCCGGCTGTCCCGGGGGCGTCCCGCCCTCGGCGTCGGTGAGCGACGATCAGCTTAAACCTTTTGCAGAGTATTTGCTTCCAGCGCGGCGGGCGAGACGCCCGCCGGACAGCCGCCGGGACGGCGGCAGCTACTTGCCTTAGCCTAGTTTTCCTCGTCCTGATCGGGCTCGTCCATGGTGAGTCCGCCGAATTCGTCGGACACCTCGAGCAGATGCTGGTAGCGGTCGTACCACTCGGTGCTGACTTCGCACAGAAACATCGATCCCTGGTAGGCCCAGCCCAGCTGCAAAAATCCTACGCGTCCGACGTGGGCCCGCAGCCAGCGCGCATCTTCAACATCTTCGCCATCGGTGAACTCCGAATTCGTCAGGCGCTGCACCATGTCATCCAGTTCGGTGCGCTCCAGCGTCCACGAATGCATAGTGAGAAACGGCGCGCCGGCGGACTTGGCCAGCTCGACAAAATCTTTCCAGCCGTCCGGATTGCCGGCCATCTCCCACATCACGCACTGCACTTCGTCAAAATCCACGTAGCCGTGAAAGCGGCGCATGCCGTGGCCTTCAATGAAGGCAACCATGTCGTCTTTTATGGTGGAAAGATCGTCTGGCGTGGAAGACATGTTGGGAAAAGCGCTCAAGCGATTATTGTATGCTGTTCGCCCCTTCGGTGCCAGCGCAGCTCACGTGGCCCCTGACGCATTCGTCCGGGGCTTTTGGGGGCCCGGAGCAGCATCACCGCGCCGGCGTCCGTGCCGTCATCAGCCCAACAAACATGCGGTAGAACTTCTCCGTATCGAGATCGAACTGAATGTCGACTAAATGCGCGCCGAGATGCGACCCATCGCTAGCCGCCCAGGTGAGAGTGTTTCCGTAACCCGCGCCGTGATCCAGATTCACCGCCATATAACGGGACTCACTCTTCGTGATCAGCGTGGGATCAATCCAGGCCTCAGCAGCCAGTTCGTCCCACATCACGTCGGCGCCCGGCGTGAGCATGGCGAATCGCGCAATGTAACGTGCCAGCGGCGTGCTGCTCGCTTCGATCTGCTTCACCAGCGCCGCCGTCATGTGAGTCTTGATCGAAATATCAGTCGGCGTGCAGACGATCTTCTTCCAGGGCGCGCGCAGCACGATTTCCGCCGCCTCCGGATCGAACCAGAAATTAAATTCGTGCCGGGGATTGTTCAGAAATTCCGGCTCGTCGGTTTGCGGGCTCAAGCCTCCACCCATAAAGACCAGTTCCTGCGCGAGTTCCGGAAACTGCGGGTCGAGCGAAATGGCCAAGGCCAGATTCGTCATCGGCCCGCCTTCATAGACGGTCACTTCATGTGGAAACTTCCGCACCATGCGAATCAGAAAATGCGCGGCGTCTTCGTCGGCAGGCTTGGTTGTGGGCGCGCCCTCGGGAAGCGGAGGCACTACCGAAGCCTCGTGCCACCAGCGATCGTCCCAGGCGCCGGCATAGTCGACGTTTCCATAGCGCTGCTGCCACATCTGCGCGTCTTCGCGCGTACGAACCAGCGGAAACGTGGCCCCGGGCACAACCGGAATATCCGTGCGGCCCATAATTTCCAGCAACCGCAGCGTGTGCGCCACTTCCTCATCGCGCCACTGATCCCCGCTCACCACCGTAATCCCCAACACCTCCACCTGCGGCGACTGAATCATCACCATCAGCGTCTGCATGTTGCTGCCGCCCGGCCCGGAACAGTCTTCGTTGATGATGACCTTGCGCCGCGCCTGCGCGGAGGTAAAGGAACTCGTCAGCAAAATAGCCAGGGCCGACACAGCAAGCTTGCGATTTCGCATGGGCGCTTCTCCTCTACACCAACCAGTGCAAATTACACCAACCAGGGCAAATGTCATTTCGAGCGCAGAAAAATGGCGCGTTTTGCGCGCCATTTTTCGGAGTCGAGAAACCTGCTTTTCTTACGCCGAGCCTGAATCAAAGGTCTCCCTAGAAGATCACCTTCAAGGCGAGCTGGATTAACCGCGGATCGTTCAATGTATTGTTGATCACTCCGAAACTGGACGGGCTATCCACGTCTTGCATGGAAGACGCGCTGGTGCCCGGCAGATAGAAGTGAGGATGGTTCAACAGATTGAAGAATTCCGCCCGGAACTGCACATAAGTTCCCTCGCGAAATGACATCGGAAAATCTTTGATCACGGAAAAATCTGTGTTGACGAAGCGCGGCCCGTACAAAGGCGCCCGCGCCGAATTGCCAAGCTCGCCCGGGAGAGCATCCTCGAATGCGCAAGGATTAAACCAGTGCGAAAGGGTGTGGACCGCAGTAG
Above is a window of Candidatus Sulfotelmatobacter sp. DNA encoding:
- a CDS encoding LptA/OstA family protein, which gives rise to MPLKIYRLRRLLAATAVLLSVVVVGMYFYARSKATSVLKQIPGKIGYDIKQTANGFQFSKSDGKRTLFTVQASDVKQFKLNGNAELHNVSIVLYGRDSSRFDQIYGDDFAYNEKTGDVTAKGDVQIDLVANPAGLVSPDQSTPKEIKNPIHLKTRDLVFNKNTGNAVTAARVEFRTPQASGWAVGVQYAGKANTLTLSSQIHVVLNSPNAGVINAAVIEADHAVITSDPREVVLDHPRLQRADGTVRSDRAVFYLGQENQVGRVLATGDVTTVTRMQGKAANDSKNNSTIPDFAAQPPASELRSRADQAEFLLEGKQDLLRTATLTGSVHIEQNGPQPMQGDAGRVILDFAGQNQLQKVHALGGVRLTQKTDSETSDKAEAKVAGPRDFELTAPVIDFMVDQGHILKQAETSGAAQITIVEVEPFSSAKLNPAGLGPGTLPASVPRTVVTAGKFRAQFATSDGANHIDHIHGAPNARIVSSSPNQPDRVSTSQAIDATFLAQGGIESVIQTGNVVYSDGQPADKRTQAWANSALYTPGDQILTLAGSPRVSTGGMAITAKVVRMNRATGDALAEGDVKTTYSELKEQPDGALLASSSPIHVTAQSMTARNTAGTAVYSGNARLWQDANIIEAPTIEFDRDRRFVDAQGTATHPVQTILVQTEKAQTEKAQTEKAQTEAEVVKKAPMEKVQSDQPPTEAAKLESSPATGKIFGKKPDKTTPIPKSSPISITAAELTYADSERKIHYEGGVAAKGADFTASAKSADAYLLPRNQTSSPQSFSHPGQLDRMVAEGDVVIQQPTRHANGQRLVYTAADDKFVLTGGPPSIFDAEQGKITGVSLTFFRRDDRVLVEGEASTPVVTQTRVAR
- a CDS encoding type II toxin-antitoxin system RelE/ParE family toxin translates to MSGFTLTRLAKADIFDIWSYIAKDSKESADRVEQAIFEACAFVADAPERGHSRADLTKRSLRFWTLTRYPNYSIVYRPDMSPIQVVAVLHGRRNLRRIMKERT
- the recJ gene encoding single-stranded-DNA-specific exonuclease RecJ — translated: MQWIQKPTDATIVASLAAELRSDSTLGGVPNAAHILAPLLARRGIADLDSARRYLWPRLSHLHAPELMTGLPAAVNRIDAAIERKETILIYGDYDVDGTMAVIILKTAIELCGGAADFHVPHRIREGYDMRDDVIERAAAAGIRLIVSVDMGIRAFAPAETAQRLGVDLIVTDHHLPGLDGVPNALAVVNPNQKGCEYPYKQLCGAGVAFKLAQGLMQRRLDAGVQNKLLMSFMKIVAIATIADAVPLTGENRVFASLGLHALCKAVNPGLKALLEVAQISTKRAPTSAEVGFRIAPRINAAGRMDVARDVIELFSVKDAVRARELAAKLDRLNSDRQEEERRILRAVEERFIADPALPDAYCIVVDGEGWHRGVIGITATRVVEKYNRPALVISRDGAEAFGSGRSIRAFHLLEAIESCGGLFSRYGGHSHACGFAMPSANIADLRAQLDAFARSRLTAADFDPVLDLDAELDLSEITRELYQALQLLEPYGMGNPEPIFAARGAQLTAPPRVLKDKHVKLKLRAGEWGRPAPSELSEIPVAELIPAEFSPSELSVAAILATPRCHPDGAAIRRSEKTAAVAEGYAASATQLRTENRELRTGLRITYDALGWHMAERLAQAPLLAGDAIDVAFTIGHNDHPDYGGLELSLRDFRGAVKRSMPAVDSEEGN
- a CDS encoding ATP-binding cassette domain-containing protein — translated: MTNRAPKPPLLDFHNLRVMRGQKIALDDFSLRIAADEHVAILGPNGCGKSTLIKTITREGYPVARPDSFMSILGEETWNVFDLRARLGIVSNDLMLTCTGDATGREVVLSGFFSSNAIYFNHVVDSRQRASADAALAALKISHLADRPVCEMSSGEARRVLIARALVHQPGALLFDEPCNSLDLSAQQSLRQTMRSLANSGTAIILVTHELADIVPEIGRVVLMDRGRVVADGPKEEILQVDRLAALFGVGVEMTRRDGHYHLW
- a CDS encoding nucleoside hydrolase, which encodes MRNRKLAVSALAILLTSSFTSAQARRKVIINEDCSGPGGSNMQTLMVMIQSPQVEVLGITVVSGDQWRDEEVAHTLRLLEIMGRTDIPVVPGATFPLVRTREDAQMWQQRYGNVDYAGAWDDRWWHEASVVPPLPEGAPTTKPADEDAAHFLIRMVRKFPHEVTVYEGGPMTNLALAISLDPQFPELAQELVFMGGGLSPQTDEPEFLNNPRHEFNFWFDPEAAEIVLRAPWKKIVCTPTDISIKTHMTAALVKQIEASSTPLARYIARFAMLTPGADVMWDELAAEAWIDPTLITKSESRYMAVNLDHGAGYGNTLTWAASDGSHLGAHLVDIQFDLDTEKFYRMFVGLMTARTPAR
- the lptB gene encoding LPS export ABC transporter ATP-binding protein, with the protein product MRTLATEEIGKSYRGRRVVNGVSLVVGQGEVVGLLGPNGAGKTTTFYAIVGLIPPDTGRVVYDGQDITDVPMYLRARQYGISYLPQEASVFRKLTVEENILAVLEAQPMSWHERREKMEKFIDELGLEHIRQNRGYALSGGERRRVEIARCLCINPTFILLDEPFSGIDPIAVLDLQKIISSLRASGIGVLITDHNVRETLSVTDRAYIIDGGRIFRQGKPEQLAGDPEVRRVYLGESFSLV